A window of the Thermus thermamylovorans genome harbors these coding sequences:
- the argJ gene encoding bifunctional glutamate N-acetyltransferase/amino-acid acetyltransferase ArgJ yields MAVKLPRGFRAGATRAGIKPSGKPDLALLVSGLPAAWAYAATRNRAAAPSVQRGRELYASGRALRAVVVNAGNANCATGERGFSDDRRMAEAAARRLGVVPEEVLTASTGVIGVPLPVERVEGGLPQIPLTPEADAFAEAILTTDLVPKVAEAEVAGARIVGVAKGSGMIHPNMATLLAFLVTDARVPQEALREAWRGVVDRTFNQVTVDGDTSTNDLALLMANGAYGEVPLGTLLEAVEGVARELARKIARDGEGATKLMAVRVVGAATEEEARRAARAIAGSALWKSALYGNDPNWGRILAALGNSGARFDPLRVRIALQGIPLYAGEALPFDRRAAGEAMRAEEVEVLVDLGEGKGEGVAWGCDLTEGYVRINALYTT; encoded by the coding sequence ATGGCCGTGAAGCTCCCCAGAGGTTTCCGTGCGGGGGCCACCCGGGCGGGCATCAAGCCTTCCGGCAAGCCGGATCTGGCCCTTTTGGTTTCCGGCCTGCCCGCGGCTTGGGCCTATGCCGCCACGCGGAACCGGGCCGCGGCCCCCTCGGTCCAGCGGGGGCGGGAGCTTTACGCCTCGGGAAGGGCCCTGAGGGCGGTGGTGGTGAACGCGGGAAACGCCAACTGCGCCACGGGGGAGCGGGGGTTTTCCGACGACCGGAGGATGGCGGAGGCCGCCGCCCGACGGCTTGGGGTGGTTCCCGAGGAGGTCCTCACCGCCTCCACCGGGGTGATCGGGGTCCCCCTGCCGGTGGAGAGGGTGGAGGGGGGCCTCCCCCAGATCCCCCTCACCCCGGAGGCCGACGCCTTCGCCGAGGCCATCCTCACCACGGACCTGGTGCCCAAGGTGGCCGAGGCCGAGGTGGCGGGGGCTCGCATCGTGGGCGTGGCCAAGGGCAGCGGCATGATCCACCCCAACATGGCCACCCTGCTGGCCTTCCTGGTGACGGACGCCCGCGTGCCCCAGGAGGCCCTCAGGGAGGCCTGGCGGGGGGTTGTGGACCGCACCTTCAACCAGGTGACCGTGGACGGGGACACCTCCACCAACGACCTGGCCCTCCTCATGGCCAACGGCGCCTACGGCGAGGTGCCCTTAGGAACCCTCCTGGAGGCGGTGGAGGGGGTGGCGAGGGAGCTCGCCCGCAAGATCGCCCGGGACGGGGAGGGGGCCACCAAGCTCATGGCCGTGCGGGTGGTGGGGGCGGCCACGGAGGAGGAGGCCCGGCGGGCGGCCAGGGCCATAGCGGGAAGCGCCCTCTGGAAGAGCGCCCTTTACGGCAACGACCCCAACTGGGGCAGGATTCTAGCCGCCCTGGGGAACTCCGGGGCCCGGTTTGACCCCCTCAGGGTGCGCATCGCCCTGCAGGGAATCCCCCTCTATGCGGGGGAGGCCCTGCCCTTCGACCGCCGGGCGGCGGGGGAGGCCATGCGGGCGGAGGAGGTGGAGGTCCTCGTGGACCTGGGGGAAGGGAAGGGGGAGGGGGTGGCCTGGGGGTGCGACCTCACGGAGGGGTACGTGCGCATCAACGCCCTGTACACCACTTGA